CTGAAAATTAACTCAAGAAATTCAGAGCACTGACATCAGTAAGAAAGGAGAATGAGCTTTCCAGCAGCATACTTGGCCAGTTGGATCTACTATAATCGTTCTTAAATGCTCACCTAGCAGTTGCTTTAGCAATATATTTCTCCAGGTGGAAAATGGCCATCAGGAAAACTCGAGTCTCCTCAGCAATGTCTCAGCAGTGATGTAAGTCTTTTAAATCAGATCTGTAGAGTTTCATGTTCCTACCTCTGAAGCTGTTGGGGATGGCCTACAGAAAGGCAAGTTGAAAGGCAGCTATCAAAAGTGGGTTCAGGGGGGTGGCCACACATGTGAAGCCTGAGCCGGAGTGACTGGACGGTGCTGCCGTGGCAGGAGCGGCGCAGAGTGGGGCGGCTGCTGGAGATGCATGACCTGTTCTGTCCTGAGGCCAGCGGTGTGATGGAGCGGGCCAGGGACCATCTACACCTGAGGTGGACTGTGGACCAGCACGTACCGGAGGTAGAAGTCCAAGTCAAACATAGAAGGATAGCCTCACTGAGCAACCAGGAGTGTCACCTGTACCCGAGGCGatctcagcagcagcagcaagtcCCTGTGGTGGATTTCCATGCAGAACTGAGACAGGCATTCTTAGCTGACATACCAGGAGGTGGTTAAAGCAGTATCGGAACACCCAGGTAGCTGAtttcaagagaaaacaaacaaaataaaaacaggctCTATCTACTGTTTGAAGCTTCTGCCCCAGCTTGCATTGTTCGGTGGAGAACCTTTGACATACCTTAATCTGTAGCCTTCCCTTAGGTCTTAAGGATCCCGAAACTTTCCTGTGGACATTGGATTTGGTGGAGCAGCAATCAAGACTGTGGGAA
Above is a genomic segment from Kogia breviceps isolate mKogBre1 chromosome 18, mKogBre1 haplotype 1, whole genome shotgun sequence containing:
- the LOC131745156 gene encoding SNRPN upstream reading frame protein-like is translated as MERARDHLHLRWTVDQHVPEVEVQVKHRRIASLSNQECHLYPRRSQQQQQVPVVDFHAELRQAFLADIPGGG